A window of [Clostridium] innocuum genomic DNA:
TCTTCTCACTATCCCTGCCGCCTTCCTGTACCATCTGCTGCAGCGTCTGCTTCATTGAGAAAAACAATGTGTTTACTTCATCCTTTGTCAGTGTATTCATTTTCCGTTTCGGATGCAGTCCCGCATAAAACAGGATATCCTGACAGACACCGTTTCCGATTCCTATAAACCTCTGCTTTGTCGCCAGAAAGGCTTTCACACTCAGCTTTTCTGTTTCATGATGCAGCTTGCTTAAAAAATTTTCGTACGTGAAGCACTCGTCCAGCAAAGAACAGCTTTTCAGCTCTGCCTCATAATAGGCATCCTGTGCACCCTCAGTCTTTGGAAAAACATGTATTGCCGCATACATGGAGGTTGTAACGTGCAGACAGCTTCCATCTGTAAACATAAGCAGCAGCTTGCTTTTCTTGAATTGCTGTGGTTTTGCAAACCATCGGATATTTGCTCCATCACGAAAGGTCAGCACCTCATCCTC
This region includes:
- a CDS encoding formamidopyrimidine-DNA glycosylase, with protein sequence MIELPEARTIAADLRKEVLGKTIQSVSGNFTDHKFTFYYGNPDTYHDRLKNKAVTAVVERSFYVELEIEDEVLTFRDGANIRWFAKPQQFKKSKLLLMFTDGSCLHVTTSMYAAIHVFPKTEGAQDAYYEAELKSCSLLDECFTYENFLSKLHHETEKLSVKAFLATKQRFIGIGNGVCQDILFYAGLHPKRKMNTLTKDEVNTLFFSMKQTLQQMVQEGGRDSEKNIYGEKGGYHCVMSAGHYKDGCPKCGGRIQKEQYLGGSIYYCPHCQK